Proteins from one Heterodontus francisci isolate sHetFra1 chromosome 42, sHetFra1.hap1, whole genome shotgun sequence genomic window:
- the bloc1s2 gene encoding biogenesis of lysosome-related organelles complex 1 subunit 2 — MAAVVVEQQQPPQQREEEEEEEEEEEADEEGAGRPGGHGSAGSSGPGALAAGDGQEAEAVGGVRKTDDFGVETAEEATEPSEPNINELCKDMFTKMSVYLQGELSATCEDYKLLENMNKLTGLKYLEMKEIAVNINRNLKDLNQKYASLQPYLDQINQIEEQVAALEQAAYRLDAYSKKLEAKFKKLEKR, encoded by the exons ATGGCGGCGGTGGTTGTGGAGCAGCAGCAGCCGCCGCAGcaacgggaggaggaggaggaggaggaggaagaagaagaggcgGACGAAGAGGGAGCGGGGCGACCGGGCGGCCATGGCAGCGCAGGCTCCTCGGGCCCGGGTGCATTGGCAGCGGGGGACGGTCAGGAGGCGGAGGCTGTCGGAGGAGTGAGGAAGACGG ATGATTTTGGAGTGGAAACAGCAGAGGAAGCCACAGAACCTTCTGAACCAAACATCAATGAACTCTGTAAGGACATGTTTACCAAAATGTCTGTCTACCTGCAAGGAGAGCTCTCGG CTACCTGTGAAGATTACAAACTCTTGGAGAACATGAACAAATTGACTGGCCTTAAATACCTGGAGATGAAGGAGATTGCTGTTAATATTAACCGCAACCTCAAAGATCTCAATCAAAAAT ATGCCAGTCTGCAGCCATACCTTGATCAGATTAATCAGATTGAGGAGCAAGTCGCAGCACTGGAACAAGCAGCCTACAGACTGGATGCATACTCCAAAAAGCTGG AAGCCAAGTTTAAGAAATTAGAGAAACGGTGA